The window TTCAGCAAAGGGCAggggccgccgccgtcgccgtccggcggcgcttccctgccctgcgtcggcgccgcctccgagctccgcgagaaggagctgggcaagctgcaccgcgcggccgcCAGCGGCGACCTGGTGCGGGTGCGGCGGCCGTGGTGGCTGCCGAGACTCAGCATCAACAGGCGGGACAAGGCGAAGCGGTgaggggggcggcgccgcgcgcgcctgCGCCCGCCCGGCCAGGCTCTGGGCCACGCCGCGAGCGTGGGGGGAAGCACGAGGGGCGGCTGCgagggccgggctgcggcggcggtggcggcggctgcgtctgtggctgcggtgcggccccgcagcggcgggcagagggggcgGCGGTGGCTCAGCTGGGAGGCTCCAGCGGGCCCTTGCTGTGAGCAGAGAGGTCTCCTTGCCTGGTGGCAGCCCGCgaggctcggctcagctcggctcggctcggctcggctgaggAGGGCGAAACGAGGGGCAGGTTTTGTGAGCGGCTTCTCCCGCAGCGTCACCTGTACTGCGTGCGTGGCAGCAGCCCTTCGGAGGTGGTCGTGTGTTCCTTCGTAGCCGCATCGGCTGCGGTGGTTTGATTGGAGATGCTGGGCAGTTTGAAGGGCCGCCTTTCTTccaggcgcagcgcggcgcggcagggcagggcagggcagggcagggcccttcctggaagggagggcggaaggaagggagggagtgccGTTTTCTTCAGCTGGTGAGGGCTgttggaaaggcagctctgctgccttggagagggcttcctccgtggttgagcttgtaggagaagggtagctacaactgccggcaagacagagtgctgctttgttgctgtgggcatggcagtgttgtgggggaaggtttctgctggctggtttgctAGGTGTTACCGAGGGCGCTTTGGAGCGAGCGTGTCCTCGCGTTTGCTGCAGTAGTGAGCTcggggaaaggacagaaggcacgaattcccgaaaagcacagcacaaagctgatgcgatGGTGTTCTAAAAGCCACCTCCTTAGCCTCTGGCACGCTGTTGTCACGTGAGCGATGCTGGCGAAAGCTAGAGGGTCCCTTGCCGTAGGCTTAAGGTGCCCAAGGCTTGGTCgtccttgctgggctgtgtgtgtcatgctgttggaggcagtggccagttgcctgggcagaggcgtggagggcagcagtttcccaccggaagcctgaggctgtgcgggaagagtcctgtggctgggtgcaggaatccatttgcagggaacaaggcggggagctgagtgaccgtcgtcttcataaatgggtgctggggtggggtggggtggggtggggtggtgtggggggcatttttcctagcccgccccaggctttgggtgtgcaactgctgtcatggctgaaggaatgagaaactttttctaagtttgttttttggaacCGGAAACGGGTGGCCCTACCCACATGCCATAGGCAGGAGCGGTGTCTTCAGCTGTGTGCGTGTCTGTCGGTGTTAACgtcgtatatttaaattttaggacccctctgcatcttgcttgcgCTAACGGGCATTCGGAGGTTGTTTCCTATTTAGTAGGAAACAAGTGCAAGCTGGATCCTCGTGACAATTTCAAGAGATCGCCACTGATGAAGGTACGTGGAGTATGTGATGCTGCTGTAGGTAGGGCTTATAAGTTATGCACTGAGCGATCCCTCCCTTGGGTGATTCTTGACCTAGGTGTGGGTGGCGATTGTGTCGTGCTTGGTGCCGAATAGGCGCCTAACGTTACCTAATCTTTGAACGCGTTATTGTTTTCCGAGGTTGGCAAGCTGTGGGAGTTGTGGCAGAGGGAAACGTAGTTgctggaaaggtttccttttttcctgtgttgtttccaggcagtacagtgccagcaagaagaatgTGTTGCTATTCTGCTAGCGCACGGTGCCGACCCTAATCTGGCCGATGTTAacggcagcactgcccttcacctcgctgccattgctcctaacacctctctaGCAGGGCAGTTACTGGAGCACAATGCCCGTATTGATGCACGGAATGAGGTAAGCGCAGAGTTTGGGTAAGGccgctcttggaaagaaaaggttgcttcacttctctgtgtttttctaactgaggggatttatgctttcagatgggatacactccccttgctcttgctgtgtccgaacatcacgaagagatggtggagttcctgcttaaaaagggagctgacgtgcacgctcgagatcagtctgaaaggtgaagggcttgtccaaacagggcgtgggtctcctgagtattcttaaagcttgactgatgagaggcgtgggcgtgagcctctaaaaggcctaagtaagtagccacacggaagcagttgcttctgcgtgactttggaaaagtgatctgcgcttggctgctgttgcgcctcactggctggcttctgccttcaggactgccagaaagcaTTGTGTCTGGTCGCCGCAAGGCAGAGGAGTTGCCGCTAgttctccagcattgctgctgggcaggagcgggTTTTTAGAACCCAGGCATGGTTGGTAGGTAAGTGTTGTCTCGCGGGCAGcgttgtctctctgtcctgacacttGCTTTGACAACGGGCACACGTTGAAACGAGAGAGGTTCCAGCTGGATGTGAGGAGAACCttgctggctgcgaggacagTGACGCGTCGGAACGGGTTGCCCgaggaggttgtgcagcctccctccttggcagCTTTGAAGAACCAACCGAGTAAAGCCGTGAGCAACCCAGTCTGGCCTCGTAGCTGAGCGTGCTTTGGGGAGGTGTTAGgcggagagacctcctgaggccccttccgacctgagttctcctgtgcttccgtgtagttggctctgctttccttctgcctgtgggaaagggggaagtaaTTGTTTTGGGAGCAAATAGGGCTGCAAATAATGCCAGTGAAATGTCTGTATCGGCCGATAGATTTCCTGTCGTCTTTTGGATGCTCTAGGACCCCTCttatgcttgctgcttctgctggggacaTGAGCATGATAGAAGTTCTTCTTCGCTGTGGTGCTGATCTTTCCCAGGAAGACGTTCTTGGATGGACAGCGGAGGATTGCGCTAGAACTTCTGGACGTGCTCGGTAGGTGCTTTGGGTCACCGTTAGAGTTGCTAAGTTGTCCGAATGTCCGTGTTGGTTTATGGGCATgcttggtaacagcagcaagGTTTAATGGTGTGTGGAGACCTTTGTTGCAGCTGGGCGAAAAGGACTCTTCTGGTACGTATTGTTCCCGTGTCAAGTGCGAATTGGGAAATTGTCCTCGACTTCCACCCAAATGCTCCGTTAGGTTTCACGTTTGTGGTGCTGAGCTCGCATCAAATTGCTCgcaatgcaaagtctgaaaatcagtgtgtttcctttctttctgtatacagtgTTAGTCAACACCTGGTAGACTCTGCAGTCGGGGAAAAGGTgggagaagcttctgcaggcggcgcaaagggcgtgccagcgcttagcacgcctcccggagcaggagctgctggctttgcattgggtgcctgcgctctggccagcggaggtaggatccttaaccgtggaggagctgatgaggaaaatccctacggccttttcttttggtggcttgtATTGTTGAAGCTTACCATgttcaccactgacttcagtggaggtctcggatggagtagcgcacacagttttgtaaaatgcGCTTCTGTGTTGCCGACTGGACACGTGTCTTGCAAGGCCGTGAGGGCGCTTCTATAATTAGCGTGTTAGCCGTCCGTTCGGAGGGTTGTTGCCTATTGGATCCCCCATGTTTATAGATgggggctttccttttttctttaaaaaaaaaaaagaaaaaaaaaggaaagaaaagaaaaagaaaaaaaattacaaatactgtgcagtacctggcattttcaaccacgggttggtggagggggacgggacaaagagagaatgagagagagagagagagagagaacaatctcTGCCTGTGGCGTATGCTCGCATGTGTGGTATGAAGAGTTCAGCAGTTGAGTCATTTCTTATCCTGTTCAGCCCGCGCCAGCATTTGCTaactgtctgctcacatagcatcttggcgccatgctagtttttcagttaggaatgttagaaggaaatatgaggacagtgttgaatttgcttgcttacttagtttggggggggagaattcagtatgatgagaaaaatcagtggtttggGGCATACTTTTGTTCGTGCTGTCTCGCCTGAATGTTCCACTCCAGTGTGGCCTGTAGAACTGTCCGTGTTGCACGCTTGTAGGCATTGTTGACATTGGAAGGTCTGACATGCTAAGAATTAATCATGtcaattaatatttgaacagtgaGAGACGACGTTTCCCACGGATACTTTGTAAGGTGAGACTTGAACAATaccttttcccaaatcctttaacctgcctaaaaagaggaaagattggagagacagggtccttcttgcctttgcttttcaagaatgttggaggaagaggagagtgatgacagctgtcctgcttctgaggaagaaaaccacaGTTCAGCTGCCAAGGTAAAGTGCCTCAACAGGCAACGCTTGCCATGGGACGACTCATTTGCAGGAAAGACCTGTCTGGACTTCAGTCTCcaggcaggtggttttctcctgcagagcggtctcctgcctgccaccctttctgctgctgtgagctgtttcctcaaagacttgtagccgtggcagagcatgcagcagccttgtggtcggggggggtgaaagagcagtaggtgacaagataaatggccacgtggttttcttcctgtgagtcagatctcgagaccataaaagttgatcagctcctgggttgcctattcttttgtcctccagagcttgctctttgtttccagtgactttggcaatagaattctgactgatatggaggaagggcgtttattgttcaaaatctgctgaaatgcttcatcccctggctctcctttcctccttgtcaGGTTCCTCAAGTGTGCTTGGCGGGGAGTTGCTCAAGCgggtctttttttctcatgccggATGCGGATGACATTCCAGGCTTGCATGTGATCTCACGCTGCCTGTTTCAActctgtggggggtttttttggtttttttggttttttttccccagttgcggTGTATGGCGTTGGGACTGCGCTGTGATGAAGACTGCAAGTGTGGTGCTGGaacccaggctgtactgctggagatgcaggcatgtttgatttttaagctggttccggttttttttcagtgacctttgagagattgtcgcaaatgttgctgcagtagctcttcagagacatagtaagatgtgattgtggtttgaagagtgaaagcgaggaaagagaaggaggtttgactaaggttgtttgagaagcaggcagctgttggttttccttggcgcaaaggagggggaaagggtgcgTGCGCTCCTGGATGTTGTAACGTAGGTGAAGCCAGGGTCAGGCAGTGCTtctcaggagctttgcagaagcagagccggGCGTTTGTGACGTTAGGTATTGCTGTCTACTCAAAGACATTCCCgaggaaaaactgcaggcctGGTAGAAGAGAAGTGAGAACGTTTCCCTGTGTGGGTACAGAGGAGAGAAGTATTTTGCAAGGTGTCGCCTGcctgtgcagaggctgcttgtttctgttctttccaacgCTTTTGGCTGGCCTCTTTTAGGAAGAATCACCTGAATGGAAGGGAGAGGAGG of the Apteryx mantelli isolate bAptMan1 unplaced genomic scaffold, bAptMan1.hap1 HAP1_SCAFFOLD_68, whole genome shotgun sequence genome contains:
- the LOC136996714 gene encoding ankyrin repeat domain-containing protein 7-like, which codes for MKRLFGLFSKGQGPPPSPSGGASLPCVGAASELREKELGKLHRAAASGDLVRVRRPWWLPRLSINRRDKAKRTPLHLACANGHSEVVSYLVGNKCKLDPRDNFKRSPLMKAVQCQQEECVAILLAHGADPNLADVNGSTALHLAAIAPNTSLAGQLLEHNARIDARNEMGYTPLALAVSEHHEEMVEFLLKKGADVHARDQSERTPLMLAASAGDMSMIEVLLRCGADLSQEDVLGWTAEDCARTSGRARVSQHLVDSAVGEKVGEASAGGAKGVPALSTPPGAGAAGFALGACALASGGRILNRGGADEENPYGLFFWWLVLLKLTMFTTDFSGGIVDIGRMLEEEESDDSCPASEEENHSSAAKLRCMALGLRCDEDCKCGAGTQAVLLEMQEESPEWKGEEATGGPQVADAAEAPAGVREKATGSGENTAVRLGLNNTALFFLCS